The following proteins are encoded in a genomic region of Antricoccus suffuscus:
- a CDS encoding nitroreductase family deazaflavin-dependent oxidoreductase, whose protein sequence is MRLVDIGAKALRTRGFVRAPIYLYRTGLGFLLGHRMLMLQHIGRKSGARRYVVLEVVEQPSPLSYVVASGFGTQAQWYRNVLAHPRVGVSVGFGMSTPARAVPLTDDEVAATLQRYQRDRPRTWSALMSTIESATGRPVTTLPMVRLELQP, encoded by the coding sequence GTGAGACTTGTCGATATTGGCGCGAAAGCACTACGCACCAGGGGTTTCGTGCGCGCACCTATCTACCTCTACCGAACGGGACTCGGGTTCCTGCTCGGTCATCGCATGCTCATGCTCCAGCACATCGGCCGCAAATCCGGGGCGCGCCGGTACGTCGTACTCGAGGTCGTCGAGCAGCCGTCACCGCTCAGTTATGTGGTCGCATCCGGATTTGGCACCCAAGCGCAGTGGTATCGCAACGTCCTCGCCCATCCCCGGGTCGGAGTGTCGGTCGGGTTTGGCATGAGCACCCCGGCGCGCGCCGTACCGCTCACTGACGACGAAGTAGCCGCCACATTGCAGCGCTACCAGCGGGATCGTCCGCGGACCTGGTCCGCACTGATGTCGACGATCGAGTCCGCCACCGGGCGACCGGTCACCACGCTGCCGATGGTCCGGCTCGAGTTGCAGCCGTAA
- a CDS encoding class I adenylate-forming enzyme family protein, giving the protein MGDLIAERRQALETRWGAWTSTTLSGRFDMVAERFGDRPFVITDEATQTYAEVAAQSQRIAGGLADLGVRRGDRVAILIDNRAEFVPVKIAVARAGAVAVPLNFQYKAEELQAALAHSEAKVLVTIGHSMATDFLDALDAIAPGWETAGGGATLPTLEYVVVVGGGRDGALSLTDVAARGTDITPPETDPDSICDIVFTSGTSGHPLAAMLTHDMVLRSAYGSAYHRGFADGWRICFALPMYHVFGYVEGLLAAMFVGGAVVPRQVFNPRTLLEAVAREHVNEVLFVPTMTVGVVEEAAQRAYDLSSLESVFSAAAPAPVWLWERVQRELAPRTVYTGYGQTEVSAATALTMPGDALEVVSETVGACKLGGAAATEGYDGRLAQYRTVDPFTGEPLPDGAEGELSVRGPIVTRAYHADPERTAGMIEDGWLRTGDLGSVGADGYLRLTGRARELYKCGGELVAPKEVEDVINRFPGVGQAYVAGVPDERMGEVGAAWVVPDGDAVLDPEVLRRHCRTHLAAFKIPRMITIVAAADLPTTATGKVQKYRLAQSAVTS; this is encoded by the coding sequence ATGGGGGACTTGATAGCGGAACGCAGGCAGGCGCTCGAGACCCGGTGGGGCGCGTGGACATCGACGACATTGTCCGGCCGATTCGACATGGTCGCCGAGAGGTTCGGTGACCGGCCGTTCGTCATCACCGACGAGGCGACCCAGACGTACGCCGAGGTGGCGGCGCAGTCGCAGCGGATTGCCGGTGGGCTAGCGGACCTCGGCGTACGACGGGGCGACCGGGTCGCGATCTTGATCGACAATCGGGCCGAGTTCGTGCCGGTCAAGATCGCGGTGGCACGGGCTGGCGCGGTCGCCGTACCGCTCAACTTCCAGTACAAAGCCGAGGAGCTGCAGGCCGCGCTCGCGCACTCCGAGGCCAAGGTGCTGGTCACGATCGGGCACTCGATGGCCACCGACTTCCTCGACGCGCTCGATGCCATAGCGCCCGGCTGGGAAACCGCCGGCGGCGGCGCGACACTTCCCACGCTGGAGTACGTCGTAGTCGTGGGCGGCGGCCGCGACGGCGCCTTGAGTCTCACCGACGTGGCGGCCCGCGGAACCGACATCACGCCACCAGAAACCGACCCGGATTCGATCTGCGACATCGTGTTCACCTCGGGCACCAGTGGCCATCCGCTCGCGGCGATGCTCACTCACGACATGGTGCTGCGCAGCGCCTACGGTTCGGCCTACCATCGCGGGTTCGCGGACGGCTGGCGGATCTGCTTCGCGCTGCCGATGTACCACGTGTTCGGGTACGTCGAGGGCCTGCTCGCGGCCATGTTCGTCGGTGGCGCGGTCGTTCCACGCCAAGTGTTCAACCCACGCACGCTGCTCGAAGCGGTGGCGCGCGAGCACGTCAACGAGGTGCTGTTCGTGCCGACGATGACCGTCGGAGTCGTCGAGGAGGCTGCCCAGCGTGCCTACGATCTGTCCAGTCTGGAGTCGGTGTTCTCCGCAGCCGCGCCGGCACCGGTCTGGCTGTGGGAACGGGTCCAGCGCGAGCTCGCTCCGCGCACCGTCTACACCGGTTACGGGCAGACCGAGGTGTCTGCGGCGACCGCGCTGACCATGCCCGGCGACGCGCTCGAGGTCGTATCCGAGACGGTCGGCGCCTGCAAGCTCGGCGGCGCCGCCGCAACCGAAGGGTACGACGGCCGGCTCGCGCAGTACCGCACGGTCGACCCGTTCACCGGCGAACCACTGCCCGACGGTGCCGAGGGTGAGCTGAGCGTGCGCGGCCCCATCGTGACGCGGGCGTATCACGCAGATCCCGAACGTACGGCGGGCATGATCGAGGACGGTTGGCTGCGTACCGGAGACCTCGGATCCGTCGGCGCGGACGGCTATTTGCGGCTGACCGGCCGCGCCCGCGAGCTCTACAAGTGCGGCGGCGAGTTGGTGGCGCCGAAGGAGGTCGAGGATGTGATCAACCGCTTCCCCGGTGTCGGTCAGGCGTACGTCGCTGGCGTCCCGGATGAGCGGATGGGCGAGGTTGGCGCCGCATGGGTGGTGCCTGACGGCGACGCCGTACTGGACCCGGAAGTTCTGCGCCGACACTGTCGCACGCACCTGGCGGCGTTCAAGATCCCGCGCATGATCACCATCGTCGCGGCGGCGGATCTGCCGACGACCGCGACCGGAAAGGTACAGAAGTACCGCCTGGCCCAAAGTGCCGTGACGTCCTAG
- a CDS encoding DUF11 domain-containing protein, translating to MAFSIGYAAPASADEPSTSPIADSPPAPDDAGDTASAPEPPASPSTGAAVPLATPPPATEAPATEAPAAEASDAPAQATATTTPESSAPSEPSTPSEPSTPDATDAPDATDTTDAPDAAATPGNTSEATGPSEDVAPDGTSIDTQAVDEPTVLAANDLIAPLAVVPGQITSGGPLTNIVISPDLNCAVNHSSDTADEFYGGTACGTFVANGEGALYGPAYVPAGGNATGATGYVALTPVDQTGTGAGTSVDPYKVTTVADAGTLRITQTDSYIVGQESYRTDTMVTNNGTTTVTIVLYKAGDCYLQNSDYGYGAYDPVTGAVTCVGAADDGSGPGQRIEQFYPLSPGSSYIQSSYSAVWAAIGTQQPFPDECASCDINIDNGAGLSWTIVLAPGESATRAHLTIFSPLGVAPISTAKTADSPTTEAGGSNGYTVTFGNPNQTAINVTSIVDTLPAGFTYVPGSSSGATTADPTIVGNQLVWTGNFTVPAGGSLSMHFGVQVSGTPGTYFNSAGGSADDVAVAGVDNAAEVTVTGTTPPVDPSVDPPVEDPSVVDPPVVDPPVETPPTEDPIVEDPIVIEPVAVTEPVQAASTDKVTKAGPTYHGANLAYTGADVLPLVELGGLMLALGFALVGIGRRRTGR from the coding sequence ATGGCATTTTCGATCGGGTACGCCGCGCCGGCATCGGCCGACGAGCCGTCCACAAGCCCGATAGCGGACAGTCCACCGGCTCCGGACGACGCCGGCGATACGGCGTCAGCGCCCGAACCGCCTGCAAGCCCGTCGACAGGCGCGGCCGTGCCGCTCGCCACGCCACCACCTGCCACGGAGGCACCTGCCACGGAGGCACCGGCCGCGGAGGCCTCGGACGCACCGGCCCAGGCGACAGCGACCACAACGCCCGAGTCATCCGCACCATCCGAGCCGTCCACACCATCCGAGCCGTCCACACCAGACGCGACGGATGCACCAGACGCGACGGATACGACGGACGCACCGGACGCGGCCGCGACGCCCGGCAATACGTCCGAAGCCACCGGCCCGAGCGAAGACGTTGCGCCGGACGGGACTTCGATCGACACCCAGGCGGTCGACGAGCCGACCGTGCTCGCGGCTAACGACCTGATCGCACCGCTGGCCGTCGTACCCGGTCAGATCACCTCGGGCGGACCGCTCACCAACATCGTGATCAGCCCGGATCTCAACTGCGCGGTCAACCACTCCTCGGATACGGCTGACGAATTTTACGGCGGTACTGCCTGCGGAACGTTCGTCGCGAACGGTGAGGGCGCGCTGTACGGTCCGGCGTACGTGCCGGCGGGTGGCAACGCGACCGGGGCAACTGGCTACGTCGCACTCACGCCGGTTGACCAAACCGGCACGGGCGCCGGGACCTCGGTCGATCCCTACAAGGTGACCACGGTCGCCGACGCCGGGACCCTGCGGATCACGCAGACCGACAGCTACATAGTTGGACAGGAGTCATACCGCACCGACACGATGGTCACCAACAACGGTACGACGACGGTCACCATCGTCCTCTACAAGGCCGGCGACTGCTACCTGCAGAACTCCGACTACGGCTACGGCGCTTATGACCCGGTCACCGGTGCGGTCACCTGCGTTGGCGCCGCCGACGATGGCAGTGGTCCGGGACAACGTATCGAGCAGTTCTACCCGCTGTCGCCGGGAAGTTCTTATATCCAATCGTCCTATAGCGCTGTGTGGGCCGCCATCGGCACCCAGCAGCCGTTCCCCGATGAGTGCGCGTCTTGCGACATCAACATCGACAACGGCGCAGGTCTGAGCTGGACGATCGTGCTCGCACCGGGCGAGTCAGCGACGCGCGCACACCTGACGATCTTCTCGCCGCTCGGTGTCGCACCGATCTCGACCGCCAAGACGGCCGACTCGCCGACAACCGAGGCCGGTGGCTCGAACGGCTACACGGTCACTTTCGGCAACCCCAACCAGACGGCGATCAACGTGACCAGCATCGTCGACACATTGCCGGCCGGGTTCACTTACGTGCCGGGCTCGTCGAGTGGCGCGACCACCGCGGACCCGACGATCGTCGGCAACCAACTGGTCTGGACCGGCAACTTCACGGTACCGGCGGGCGGTTCGCTGTCGATGCACTTCGGCGTACAGGTCTCGGGCACACCGGGCACCTACTTCAACAGCGCGGGCGGTTCGGCCGATGACGTGGCCGTCGCCGGCGTGGACAACGCTGCCGAGGTGACGGTCACGGGTACGACGCCGCCGGTGGACCCCTCCGTGGATCCGCCAGTTGAGGACCCATCGGTAGTCGATCCACCGGTAGTCGATCCGCCGGTCGAAACTCCGCCGACCGAAGACCCGATTGTCGAAGACCCGATTGTCATAGAGCCGGTCGCGGTCACCGAACCAGTCCAGGCGGCGTCGACCGACAAGGTCACGAAGGCCGGCCCGACGTACCACGGGGCGAACCTTGCCTACACCGGCGCGGACGTGCTCCCGCTGGTCGAACTCGGCGGCCTGATGCTGGCCCTCGGTTTCGCATTGGTCGGAATCGGCCGGCGTCGCACCGGACGCTGA
- a CDS encoding citryl-CoA lyase: protein MYSTHVGTSSTDAITIYGHDLCNELIGKASLTDLIFLGAQNRLPQESESKMLNALMLGVAEHGFTPSSLAARLTWLGAPEATQAAVAAGLLGAGSVYLGAMELTTKMLADGFAAHPEASLEEIATAIADKYEETGERLPGFGHPVHRPVDPRTVRWYELAEQWGVLGQYGRLLTAVHAEVEKRRGKPITLNGAGTFGGLLGDLGFGWQTVRTIVTAARAVGLVGHIAEEASRGTRDSTAQQLYMHVQDNTDYQA, encoded by the coding sequence ATGTACTCCACTCACGTCGGCACCTCATCGACCGACGCCATCACCATCTACGGGCACGATCTGTGTAATGAGTTGATCGGCAAAGCGTCGCTCACCGACCTCATATTTCTCGGTGCGCAGAACAGGCTTCCGCAGGAGAGCGAGTCGAAGATGCTCAACGCGCTGATGCTGGGAGTCGCCGAACATGGTTTCACGCCGAGTTCGTTGGCCGCCCGGCTGACCTGGCTCGGCGCCCCAGAGGCAACGCAGGCCGCGGTTGCCGCGGGTCTGCTCGGCGCCGGGTCGGTCTACCTCGGCGCGATGGAGTTGACGACGAAGATGCTCGCGGATGGTTTTGCCGCGCATCCCGAGGCGTCGCTAGAGGAAATTGCGACGGCGATCGCCGATAAGTACGAGGAAACCGGCGAGCGGCTCCCCGGGTTTGGACACCCAGTCCACCGGCCTGTCGACCCGCGGACCGTGCGCTGGTACGAACTCGCCGAGCAGTGGGGCGTCCTGGGCCAGTACGGCCGATTGCTGACCGCCGTTCACGCCGAGGTCGAGAAGCGGCGCGGCAAGCCGATCACCCTGAACGGTGCGGGAACGTTCGGTGGCCTGCTCGGCGATCTCGGTTTCGGCTGGCAGACCGTCCGCACCATCGTCACTGCGGCGCGCGCGGTCGGCCTCGTGGGGCACATCGCGGAGGAGGCCTCACGCGGGACCCGCGACAGCACCGCGCAGCAACTGTATATGCACGTTCAGGACAACACCGACTATCAGGCTTGA
- a CDS encoding YchJ family protein, which produces MSVFGVVPVCPCGSGAPYDACCGQLHRGERQAETAAELMRSRFSAYVVGDGDYLMRTWHPRARPPQIDVDLDAAAYHLEIVATSGGRPGDESGVVEFVAQIGADVIRERSSFTRRAGRWMYVDGVLDG; this is translated from the coding sequence ATGAGTGTTTTCGGCGTGGTTCCGGTCTGTCCATGCGGCTCGGGTGCGCCGTACGACGCATGTTGCGGCCAGCTTCACCGCGGGGAACGACAGGCCGAAACCGCCGCGGAACTGATGCGTTCACGGTTCAGCGCGTACGTCGTCGGCGACGGGGACTACCTCATGCGCACGTGGCATCCGCGGGCCCGGCCGCCGCAGATCGATGTCGATCTCGACGCGGCGGCGTACCACCTCGAGATCGTGGCGACGTCGGGCGGCCGGCCGGGTGACGAGTCGGGGGTGGTCGAGTTCGTGGCGCAGATCGGAGCGGACGTCATCCGCGAGCGCAGCAGTTTCACCCGACGCGCGGGCCGGTGGATGTACGTCGACGGCGTACTCGACGGATAG